A stretch of the Rhizobium sullae genome encodes the following:
- the ehuD gene encoding ectoine/hydroxyectoine ABC transporter permease subunit EhuD, with amino-acid sequence MWDWAFTFEILPVLGRAAIVTVEATVLGFVIAATLGLLLASIRLAFPLAGVAVTVLVELIRSTPLLIQIFFLFFVLPKAGIVLDAFTAGVLAIGIHYAAYCSEVYRAGFENVPRGQWEASIALNLSSWRTFRDIILPQALPPVVPALGNYLIALFKETPLLSAIAVLELMQTAKIIGSETFRYTEPVTLVGVFFLGMSLISASMVRLLESWLKWRY; translated from the coding sequence ATGTGGGACTGGGCATTTACGTTCGAGATTCTGCCGGTACTCGGCCGGGCCGCCATCGTGACCGTCGAAGCAACCGTGCTCGGCTTTGTCATTGCCGCAACGCTCGGCCTTCTGCTCGCCTCGATAAGGCTCGCTTTCCCGCTCGCCGGCGTGGCGGTCACGGTCCTTGTTGAACTTATCCGATCGACGCCGCTGCTCATCCAGATCTTCTTTCTCTTCTTCGTGCTGCCGAAGGCCGGCATCGTGCTCGACGCGTTTACGGCGGGCGTGCTGGCGATCGGCATCCACTATGCCGCCTATTGCTCGGAAGTGTACCGGGCCGGCTTCGAGAACGTGCCCAGAGGGCAGTGGGAAGCCTCGATCGCCCTCAACCTCTCTTCCTGGCGCACGTTTCGGGATATCATTCTGCCGCAGGCTCTGCCTCCCGTGGTTCCAGCACTGGGCAACTACCTGATCGCGCTTTTCAAGGAAACACCCCTGCTCTCGGCGATCGCGGTTCTTGAACTCATGCAGACCGCAAAGATCATCGGATCGGAGACCTTCCGCTACACAGAGCCCGTCACACTCGTTGGCGTCTTCTTTTTGGGCATGAGTCTAATTTCGGCGAGCATGGTGCGACTGCTCGAATCGTGGCTCAAGTGGAGATACTAA
- the ehuC gene encoding ectoine/hydroxyectoine ABC transporter permease subunit EhuC, with translation MWIRMLAAMLAATLLLILLLSLNDEYWLFLPGLLQGAVLTVEITLLAAIVAIFMAFVAALAKLYAPLPIRWLSSAYIEIFRGTSALVQLFWLYFVLPQFGVSLDAFVVAVLALGLNIGAYGAEVVRGAIISVARGQWEASVALNMSRGQMLRRIILPQAFAAMIPPWGNLLIELVKSTSLVSLITLADLTLKAQQMNQTTLKTVQVFTLVLLIYLAISLTVTIAMRVLEQRAGQGMTRGKAA, from the coding sequence ATGTGGATTCGTATGCTCGCCGCAATGCTTGCTGCAACGCTGCTTCTAATTTTGCTGCTTTCATTGAACGATGAATACTGGCTTTTCTTGCCAGGTCTGCTCCAAGGTGCAGTCCTGACTGTCGAGATCACGTTGCTGGCAGCCATCGTGGCGATTTTTATGGCCTTCGTCGCGGCACTCGCAAAACTCTATGCTCCCCTCCCAATACGATGGCTGTCGTCGGCATACATCGAGATATTCCGCGGAACGTCGGCACTTGTGCAGCTCTTCTGGCTCTATTTCGTGCTTCCCCAGTTCGGCGTTTCTCTCGACGCCTTTGTCGTGGCCGTTCTAGCGCTCGGCCTCAATATCGGTGCGTATGGCGCTGAAGTCGTCAGAGGTGCCATTATTTCGGTGGCACGTGGACAGTGGGAGGCATCCGTCGCGCTGAACATGTCTAGGGGACAGATGCTCCGCCGGATCATATTGCCGCAGGCCTTCGCAGCGATGATCCCGCCTTGGGGCAACCTGTTGATTGAACTCGTCAAGTCGACTTCGCTTGTTTCGTTGATCACATTGGCGGACCTGACGCTCAAGGCCCAGCAGATGAACCAGACGACGCTGAAGACCGTGCAGGTGTTCACGCTCGTCCTGCTGATCTATCTCGCCATTTCTCTGACCGTCACAATCGCTATGCGCGTTCTTGAACAACGCGCTGGGCAAGGAATGACACGCGGAAAGGCCGCCTGA
- the ehuB gene encoding ectoine/hydroxyectoine ABC transporter substrate-binding protein EhuB codes for MFKMLISRRNTLRAAALTIATVSFGIHAHAESTLEKAKAAGYIRIGFANESPFGFATPDGKLSGEAPEVAKAVLKKMGIAEVDGVLTEFGSLIPGLKAGRFDIIAAGMFINPKRCAEIAFSEPSYGIGQAMLVAKGNPKAIKDYSTLASNKDLKLAVMAGAVEGGYAKDAGLAAAQVVSLPDQSSLVAAVQSGRADAAALTALSIADMAKKADGVESTEPFGEVAGKSVKGHGGFGFRKEDADLVDAFNKELAAFLGTPEHIALVEPLGFGKGYLPNKTTKELCAGE; via the coding sequence ATGTTTAAAATGCTCATCTCCCGCAGGAACACTCTCAGGGCCGCCGCGCTGACGATCGCCACCGTATCTTTCGGCATCCATGCCCATGCGGAATCCACGCTCGAAAAAGCGAAGGCTGCGGGTTATATCCGCATCGGATTTGCCAACGAGTCGCCCTTCGGTTTCGCAACGCCGGATGGCAAGCTCTCCGGAGAGGCTCCGGAAGTCGCCAAGGCCGTACTCAAGAAAATGGGCATCGCCGAGGTTGACGGCGTTCTCACGGAATTCGGATCCCTCATTCCCGGCCTCAAGGCGGGGCGTTTCGACATCATCGCCGCAGGAATGTTCATCAATCCAAAACGCTGCGCCGAGATCGCGTTTTCCGAGCCCTCCTATGGCATCGGGCAGGCCATGCTGGTTGCCAAGGGCAACCCCAAGGCGATCAAGGACTATTCCACCCTTGCATCGAACAAGGATCTGAAGCTTGCCGTCATGGCCGGTGCGGTGGAAGGCGGTTACGCCAAGGACGCGGGGCTCGCGGCGGCACAGGTCGTCTCCCTACCCGACCAGTCCAGCCTCGTCGCCGCCGTTCAGTCCGGGCGAGCGGACGCCGCCGCGTTGACCGCGCTGTCGATCGCCGACATGGCCAAGAAGGCAGACGGTGTGGAGTCGACCGAACCCTTCGGCGAGGTTGCTGGTAAGTCAGTGAAAGGACATGGCGGCTTCGGATTCCGAAAGGAAGACGCCGATCTCGTGGACGCTTTCAACAAGGAACTTGCTGCCTTTTTGGGAACGCCTGAGCATATTGCACTTGTTGAGCCCCTCGGCTTCGGGAAAGGATACCTTCCGAACAAGACGACGAAGGAACTCTGCGCAGGCGAATGA
- a CDS encoding M24 family metallopeptidase has translation MNRRSVFTKAEFSRRIRDVKQRMERASFDLLVCQDPANMSWLTGYDGWSFYVPQCVLVHLDEELPIWFGRAQDEKSARLTTGLPARNIVPFSEYLVQNPDGHPFDELAELVRLRGWGRARIGVEMDAHYYTARCHAHLVKGLPGARFSNNGDLVNWARLVKSEPELALMREAGTICSHAMDRAIGKMHPGVPQNEVIAELYHAQIMGVDGLGGDYAAICPLMPVGDGTATPHLTWTEAPLPQSGLAILEIAGVRRRYHAALTRTVHFGKPPQVYLDIANAIVDGVDAGLEKARSGRTAEEVEAAWQSVLRSRGLKKESRVGYPIGLAYPPDWGERTVSLRPGDRTELQPGMCFHMMAGVWLDDFGVAISESFVVTDKGGEKLCASPRELIVVE, from the coding sequence GTGAACAGACGATCTGTTTTTACCAAAGCGGAGTTTTCCCGACGGATTCGCGACGTGAAGCAGCGGATGGAGCGGGCGAGCTTCGATCTCCTGGTCTGCCAGGATCCGGCCAACATGAGCTGGCTCACCGGTTACGACGGCTGGTCCTTTTACGTTCCGCAATGCGTGCTTGTGCACCTCGACGAGGAGCTGCCGATCTGGTTCGGCCGGGCGCAGGACGAGAAGAGCGCACGTCTGACCACCGGGCTGCCTGCGCGCAACATTGTGCCCTTTTCCGAATATCTGGTGCAGAACCCGGATGGGCATCCTTTCGATGAACTCGCAGAACTCGTCCGCCTAAGAGGATGGGGCAGGGCGCGCATCGGAGTAGAAATGGATGCACATTATTATACGGCGCGCTGCCATGCCCATCTCGTCAAAGGCCTGCCGGGGGCGAGATTTTCCAACAACGGAGACCTCGTCAACTGGGCACGCCTGGTCAAATCCGAACCGGAGCTGGCGTTGATGCGAGAGGCGGGGACGATCTGCTCGCATGCGATGGATCGGGCGATCGGCAAGATGCATCCTGGCGTCCCGCAGAATGAGGTTATCGCCGAACTCTATCATGCCCAGATCATGGGCGTGGATGGTCTTGGCGGAGACTATGCCGCGATCTGTCCGCTGATGCCGGTCGGCGACGGGACGGCGACGCCGCATCTGACTTGGACCGAAGCTCCGTTGCCTCAATCGGGACTTGCGATCCTCGAGATCGCCGGCGTGAGGCGGCGCTACCATGCAGCCCTCACGCGCACAGTGCATTTTGGCAAACCGCCGCAGGTCTATCTCGACATCGCAAATGCGATCGTGGACGGCGTGGACGCCGGTCTCGAGAAGGCCCGCTCCGGCAGAACCGCCGAGGAGGTGGAGGCGGCGTGGCAGTCGGTCCTGCGCAGCCGGGGACTGAAAAAGGAAAGCCGGGTCGGCTATCCGATCGGTCTTGCCTATCCGCCGGACTGGGGCGAGCGGACGGTAAGCCTGCGGCCGGGCGACAGGACGGAACTGCAGCCTGGCATGTGCTTCCACATGATGGCGGGCGTTTGGCTTGATGATTTCGGCGTGGCGATTTCGGAATCCTTCGTCGTGACAGACAAGGGCGGCGAGAAGCTGTGTGCGTCACCGCGTGAGCTGATCGTCGTCGAATAG
- a CDS encoding M24 family metallopeptidase, which yields MDGNPFTGGEIARRLDAVRTGLAEQELDAAVFASPENVFYLTGLDHWGYFAPHLLVVPLEGEPTLITRAMERVTIESHVRAAGFRGHSDSETAADVASRVLGEKGFAGKRIGLEYWTAGLSHGLALRLKSLVSADWRDVSGLVDRLRLVKSTEEQVLMRRAAAITDLAAAAVIEMITDGADERDVAAACIAAMTRAGGHVPGFGPFIRPASRLGEEHTTWGGGQYRKGEPVFVELSGCISRYHAPLGRLIRLGGISDADARMADVTARAFNAVLGALKPGTLARDVYAAWQGAVDDAGLSHYRRHHCGYCVGVGQPPSWTGGNSVTGLRHDSDLEIRTGMSFHILSWLMGTGQGDDFVSNTVLLTEDGPEVLTRTPLGPIVR from the coding sequence ATGGACGGCAATCCCTTTACCGGTGGCGAAATTGCGCGCCGTCTCGACGCGGTACGCACTGGGCTCGCCGAGCAAGAACTGGACGCTGCGGTTTTTGCATCGCCGGAGAACGTTTTCTATCTCACGGGCCTCGACCACTGGGGCTATTTCGCGCCCCATCTTCTCGTGGTGCCGCTTGAAGGGGAGCCCACGCTCATCACCCGCGCAATGGAGCGGGTCACGATAGAAAGCCATGTCCGTGCCGCCGGGTTCCGCGGTCACAGCGACAGCGAAACTGCCGCCGACGTTGCTTCGCGGGTCCTTGGTGAGAAGGGCTTCGCCGGCAAGCGGATCGGTCTTGAGTACTGGACGGCGGGATTGAGCCATGGCCTTGCTTTGCGGCTGAAATCTCTGGTGAGTGCCGACTGGCGCGATGTCTCCGGGCTGGTCGATCGCCTGCGGCTTGTAAAGAGCACCGAGGAGCAGGTCCTCATGCGGCGGGCTGCGGCAATTACCGATCTGGCGGCGGCTGCCGTCATCGAGATGATCACCGATGGTGCCGACGAGCGTGACGTTGCCGCCGCATGCATCGCTGCGATGACCCGGGCGGGCGGTCATGTGCCCGGCTTCGGCCCGTTCATCCGTCCGGCATCGAGGCTCGGCGAGGAGCATACGACCTGGGGAGGAGGGCAATACCGCAAGGGCGAGCCGGTCTTTGTCGAGCTTTCCGGGTGTATCTCCCGTTATCACGCGCCCCTCGGACGCTTGATCCGGCTTGGCGGGATCAGCGATGCCGACGCGCGCATGGCGGACGTGACGGCAAGGGCGTTCAACGCCGTTCTCGGAGCGCTCAAGCCGGGCACGCTTGCCCGCGATGTCTACGCGGCTTGGCAGGGTGCGGTCGACGACGCAGGGCTTTCCCACTACCGGCGGCATCACTGCGGTTACTGCGTCGGCGTCGGCCAGCCGCCGTCGTGGACCGGCGGAAACTCGGTGACGGGTCTCAGGCACGATTCCGATCTCGAGATCCGTACCGGCATGAGCTTCCACATTCTGTCCTGGCTGATGGGCACGGGCCAGGGCGACGACTTCGTTTCCAACACCGTGCTGTTGACGGAAGACGGTCCCGAGGTGCTCACCCGCACGCCGCTGGGTCCGATTGTTCGATAG
- a CDS encoding sarcosine oxidase subunit beta family protein, with the protein MGRYSIFSLLRHAATGNRGWQRAWRAASPKPSYDVIIIGGGGHGLATAFYLAENHGVRNVAVLEKGYIGGGNVGRNTTVIRSNYLLDGNTQFYEYSMKLWEGLSAALNFNVMFSQRGQLVTAHSADQLDAFAHRANIMRSNGIDADILDRQQVRKLVPYLDFSETARFPIHGAIFQGRAGTARHDAVAWGYARAASCHGVDIIEGCEVTGFLRDDERIVGVETTRGHIGAGRVGLAVAGHTSVLGQMAGLELPIESHLLQAFVTEPVKPLVNHVIAYGADHFYLSQSDKGGLVFGGNLDGYNSYSQRGNTGVLREVCEAAIALMPNISRLRLLRHWGGIMDMTPDASPIISPTPVEGLYLNGGWCYGGFKATPASGWCFAHMLATGKTHPLIEGYGLDRFRTGYLLDEAGAGPFAWLQ; encoded by the coding sequence ATGGGCCGCTATTCGATTTTCTCGCTGCTGCGCCATGCAGCCACAGGCAACAGAGGCTGGCAACGCGCTTGGCGTGCTGCCAGCCCGAAGCCGTCGTATGACGTCATCATCATTGGAGGTGGCGGGCACGGCCTCGCCACCGCCTTCTATCTTGCGGAAAACCACGGTGTCCGCAACGTTGCCGTCCTGGAAAAGGGATATATCGGCGGCGGCAACGTCGGGCGCAACACAACGGTTATTCGATCGAACTACCTGCTCGACGGCAATACCCAGTTCTACGAATATTCCATGAAACTTTGGGAAGGCCTGTCGGCCGCCCTGAACTTCAACGTCATGTTTTCACAGCGCGGCCAGTTGGTCACGGCGCATTCGGCCGACCAGCTTGACGCATTCGCTCATCGTGCCAACATCATGCGCTCGAACGGCATCGACGCCGACATTCTCGACCGGCAGCAGGTCCGCAAGCTCGTTCCTTACCTTGATTTTTCCGAAACAGCACGGTTTCCGATCCATGGCGCAATCTTTCAAGGCCGTGCCGGAACGGCCCGTCACGACGCCGTCGCGTGGGGCTATGCGCGGGCAGCGAGCTGCCACGGCGTGGACATCATAGAGGGCTGCGAAGTAACGGGCTTTCTTCGCGATGATGAACGGATCGTCGGCGTCGAGACGACACGCGGCCATATCGGGGCCGGGCGGGTCGGTCTCGCAGTGGCCGGCCACACCTCCGTCCTCGGTCAGATGGCCGGTCTCGAACTTCCGATCGAAAGCCATCTCCTCCAAGCATTCGTGACGGAACCGGTCAAGCCTTTGGTCAACCATGTCATCGCCTATGGCGCTGACCATTTCTATCTCAGTCAGTCCGACAAGGGCGGCCTGGTCTTCGGCGGCAATCTTGATGGATACAATTCCTACTCACAGCGCGGCAACACGGGAGTGCTGCGTGAAGTCTGCGAGGCAGCGATCGCGCTGATGCCGAACATATCCCGGCTTCGTCTGCTTCGACACTGGGGCGGGATCATGGATATGACGCCGGACGCAAGCCCTATCATCTCGCCCACGCCCGTCGAGGGTCTCTATCTGAACGGCGGCTGGTGCTACGGCGGATTCAAGGCGACCCCTGCGTCGGGCTGGTGCTTTGCGCACATGCTGGCAACCGGGAAGACACATCCTCTCATCGAAGGCTATGGGCTCGACCGCTTCCGTACCGGATATTTGCTTGACGAAGCGGGTGCAGGCCCCTTCGCCTGGCTTCAGTAG
- a CDS encoding sarcosine oxidase subunit delta produces MLRIECPCCGTRDHGEFRYGGDAAVERPAHDNSDPDAWYRYVYVRSNPKGLHQEFWQHVLGCRQWLVVERDTVTHSIRSVSFSRRQRA; encoded by the coding sequence ATGCTTCGTATCGAATGCCCTTGTTGCGGCACCCGCGACCATGGCGAGTTCCGCTACGGCGGTGACGCCGCTGTCGAGCGGCCGGCCCATGACAATTCCGACCCTGATGCCTGGTATCGATATGTGTATGTGAGGTCCAACCCGAAAGGTCTGCACCAGGAATTTTGGCAGCATGTTCTGGGGTGCCGTCAATGGCTCGTCGTGGAGCGGGACACGGTCACGCATTCCATCCGTTCAGTCAGTTTTTCCAGAAGGCAACGGGCATGA
- a CDS encoding sarcosine oxidase subunit alpha family protein: MTLIDKRLPSGGYLDRSQTLKFTFDGRQLSGLKGDTLASALLANGVTLVGRSFKYHRPRGILSAGAEEPNALVTVGTGGRREPNLPATTIELMAGLDAASQNNWPSLRFDLQSVNGLFGPLLASGFYYKTFMGPTRSAWRFYEHFIRKAAGLGKASMEPDPDFYDARDDFTDVAVVGSGSAGLCAARAAAEAGARVLLIEQDFEIGGRLLSDPAAAAWLNTIRAELATMSNVRVMTRTAAFGQYDGNTLALIEDANPIVEGAARVARKTFTLLHTKSIVFATGAIERPLVFSNNDRPGVMLSSAIRTYVNRYAVLPGKEVVIAAVDDHAYLTAFDLVSNGARVTIADARQSATPQLVAKARRLGADVHLETGIAAAKGKLGVRAAVLEGKKGRVEVACDLVGMSAGWSPVLHLTSHQGVKPVYRPDIDAFVPGQLSESQFVAGAVAGSATIRAAVAEGCRVGRAAAAIAGWHGKVCEAPALELEEIDGLIAAYTPAFGLHKAFVDLQMDVTLDDIQLAQREGYQSVEHLKRYTTLGMGTDQGKTSNVNALKAMAKLRGLPVPATGTTTFRPPYTPVSIGAVAGGAIGHHFRPFRLTPMHDWHVANGAEMLEVGLWMRPWFFQASGTEVNAAYVNEMRHVRSAAGLMDISTLGKIEIQGPDAAAFLDRVYANGFASLKVGRARYGVMLRDDGIVFDDGTTTRLDQDRFFMTTSTGKAADVLSWLEFLLDTAWPDLRVSVSSVTDEWAGMSVAGPESRKILAAAFPDIDVSNEALPHMGLAEGTFCGSSLRIMRLSYSGERAYEIYVGASNGEAAWLHVLEVGAQYRLKPYGVEALGALRIEKGHVAGPEIDGRTTLADLGMARMVAKRATYVGEVLSRRDAFRAADRQRLVGLKCSESGKRLRGGAILFAPGDLLEGHGRGRVTSVTYSPELDCYIGLALLAADVMGDEVIAVYPMKSETVRAKVVSPAFLDSAGERMHG, encoded by the coding sequence ATGACATTGATCGACAAGCGTCTTCCTTCGGGCGGATATCTGGACCGCTCGCAGACATTGAAATTCACGTTCGACGGCCGCCAGCTCTCCGGTCTCAAGGGAGACACTCTGGCTTCCGCCCTGCTTGCCAACGGAGTGACGCTGGTCGGCAGAAGCTTCAAGTATCATCGTCCACGCGGCATCCTGTCTGCAGGCGCGGAAGAACCGAATGCCCTGGTTACAGTCGGCACCGGGGGACGCCGGGAGCCGAACCTTCCGGCCACGACGATCGAGCTCATGGCGGGGCTGGATGCGGCCAGCCAGAACAATTGGCCGTCCCTGCGTTTCGATTTGCAAAGCGTAAACGGCCTGTTCGGCCCGCTTCTCGCGTCGGGATTCTACTACAAGACCTTCATGGGACCGACCCGCAGCGCGTGGAGGTTCTACGAACATTTCATCCGCAAGGCTGCGGGCCTCGGCAAGGCTTCGATGGAACCCGATCCTGATTTTTATGACGCCCGCGACGATTTCACCGACGTGGCGGTGGTCGGCAGCGGTTCGGCTGGCCTTTGCGCCGCAAGGGCCGCCGCCGAGGCAGGAGCACGCGTGCTGCTGATAGAGCAGGATTTCGAAATCGGCGGCCGGCTGCTTTCCGATCCGGCAGCGGCGGCATGGCTGAACACGATACGGGCGGAACTGGCGACAATGTCGAACGTTCGCGTGATGACCCGTACCGCAGCTTTCGGCCAGTATGACGGGAATACGCTTGCCCTCATCGAGGATGCCAACCCCATTGTGGAGGGTGCGGCACGCGTGGCGCGGAAGACATTCACGTTGCTGCACACCAAGAGCATCGTATTTGCCACTGGTGCTATCGAGAGGCCGCTGGTTTTCTCCAACAACGACAGGCCGGGCGTGATGCTGAGTTCGGCAATCCGGACCTATGTCAACCGCTACGCCGTTCTTCCGGGCAAGGAGGTCGTCATAGCGGCCGTCGATGACCACGCCTATCTGACCGCCTTCGACCTGGTTTCCAATGGCGCGCGCGTCACGATCGCCGACGCACGGCAATCGGCCACGCCGCAACTCGTCGCTAAGGCGCGACGCCTGGGTGCCGACGTGCATCTTGAAACGGGCATCGCAGCTGCAAAAGGCAAGCTGGGCGTTCGGGCAGCTGTGCTCGAAGGAAAAAAGGGGCGCGTGGAGGTAGCCTGCGATCTCGTCGGCATGTCGGCCGGCTGGTCGCCAGTCCTGCATTTGACATCGCATCAGGGGGTAAAGCCTGTCTACAGGCCGGACATCGACGCCTTTGTTCCGGGGCAATTGTCCGAAAGCCAATTTGTCGCGGGTGCGGTCGCCGGAAGTGCCACCATCCGTGCCGCCGTTGCAGAGGGCTGTCGCGTCGGCCGCGCCGCCGCTGCCATCGCCGGATGGCATGGAAAGGTCTGCGAAGCGCCCGCGCTGGAACTGGAGGAAATAGACGGCCTGATCGCCGCTTACACGCCGGCCTTCGGCCTGCACAAGGCATTTGTCGACTTGCAGATGGATGTGACCCTCGACGACATTCAACTGGCGCAGCGGGAGGGTTATCAATCGGTCGAACATCTCAAACGCTACACCACGCTCGGAATGGGGACAGACCAGGGAAAAACCAGCAATGTCAATGCGCTGAAAGCGATGGCGAAGCTGCGCGGCTTGCCGGTCCCGGCAACGGGAACGACAACATTCCGTCCGCCTTATACGCCGGTTTCGATCGGTGCCGTCGCCGGAGGGGCGATCGGCCATCACTTCCGCCCCTTCCGTCTGACCCCCATGCATGACTGGCATGTCGCGAATGGCGCTGAAATGCTTGAGGTTGGGCTCTGGATGCGTCCGTGGTTCTTTCAGGCTTCCGGAACGGAGGTCAACGCGGCCTATGTGAACGAGATGCGGCACGTGCGATCGGCAGCCGGGCTGATGGACATTTCCACGCTTGGCAAGATCGAGATTCAGGGGCCCGACGCTGCCGCTTTCCTCGACAGGGTGTACGCGAATGGCTTTGCGAGTCTCAAAGTCGGCCGTGCACGTTACGGCGTCATGCTGCGCGACGACGGCATCGTCTTCGACGACGGAACAACCACGCGCCTCGACCAGGACCGTTTCTTCATGACGACCTCCACTGGCAAGGCGGCGGACGTGCTCTCCTGGCTCGAATTCCTGCTGGACACCGCATGGCCGGACTTGCGGGTTTCGGTTTCGTCAGTCACCGATGAATGGGCAGGCATGTCCGTCGCAGGTCCCGAAAGCCGCAAGATACTGGCAGCCGCGTTTCCCGATATCGATGTCTCGAACGAGGCTCTGCCCCACATGGGCCTCGCCGAGGGAACGTTTTGCGGCAGCAGTTTGAGAATCATGCGCCTGAGCTATTCGGGTGAGCGCGCCTACGAGATTTACGTCGGAGCATCGAACGGGGAAGCCGCATGGCTGCATGTCCTGGAGGTCGGGGCGCAGTATCGGCTGAAACCCTATGGAGTCGAGGCTCTTGGTGCCTTGCGGATCGAAAAGGGCCATGTGGCGGGCCCCGAAATCGACGGCAGAACGACACTGGCCGATCTTGGCATGGCAAGGATGGTCGCGAAGCGGGCAACCTACGTCGGCGAGGTCCTGAGCCGCCGCGATGCGTTTCGGGCCGCCGACCGGCAACGATTGGTGGGCCTGAAATGCAGCGAATCCGGAAAACGGCTTCGCGGTGGAGCCATTCTGTTTGCGCCCGGCGATTTGCTGGAAGGGCACGGCCGCGGCCGCGTGACATCCGTGACCTACAGTCCGGAACTCGATTGCTACATAGGTCTCGCCCTGCTTGCTGCGGATGTCATGGGCGACGAGGTCATCGCAGTCTATCCGATGAAAAGCGAAACAGTGCGAGCGAAGGTGGTTTCCCCCGCCTTCCTGGATTCTGCCGGAGAACGCATGCATGGTTGA